From one Perca flavescens isolate YP-PL-M2 chromosome 19, PFLA_1.0, whole genome shotgun sequence genomic stretch:
- the aadat gene encoding kynurenine/alpha-aminoadipate aminotransferase, mitochondrial isoform X2, which translates to MNYARFLTAVSAARKPSPIRMLTELQQRSPPSLISLAGGAPNPNTFPFQSASIKLKNGQTLTFDDVAMKRALQYSASNGIPELLTWMKNLQKDLHDPPTAGYAPENGQMDMCVTTGSQEGLCKVFEMLVNPGDNILLDAPTYSGTLAVLQPLGCNLINVPSDQHGMIPAALKEVLSRWDPSEVNKPSSTAPKILYTIPNGGNPTGASMTAQRKQEVYELARQYDMLIIEDDPYFFLQFDKPWAPTFLSMDVDGRIIRTDSFSKILSSGLRIGFVTGPKPLVDRVVLHIQASTMHTSTFTQLMVSQLLHSWGQEGFIQHIEGVIEFYRKQRDAMITSADKWLKDVAEWHTPSAGMFLWIKLKGIADTQQLIMKKALEKEVLLVPGGVFMINSSDPCPYVRAAFSLSTPEQIDEAFRRLSSLIKEAL; encoded by the exons CTTTGGCGGGAGGAGCACCCAACCCCAACACCTTCCCCTTCCAGTCAGCATCCATTAAGTTGAAGAACGGACAGACGCTCACTTTTGATGATGTAGCAATGAAGAGGGCTCTGCAGTACTCTGCCTCTAATGG AATACCCGAGCTGCTGACATGGATGAAGAACCTGCAGAAGGACCTCCATGACCCACCGACCGCCGGTTACGCCCCTGAGAACGGCCAGATGGACATGTGTGTGACCACGGGGAGCCAGGAGGGGCTCTGTAAG GTGTTTGAGATGCTGGTCAACCCTGGAGACAACATTCTGCTGGATGCACCCACGTATTCAGGCACACTGGCAGTG CTCCAGCCGCTTGGTTGCAACTTAATCAACGTCCCCAGCGATCAGCACGGCATGATACCCGCAGCCCTGAAGGAGGTTTTGTCTCGGTGGGACCCCTCAGAGGTTAATAAGCCCAGCAGCACTGCCCCCAAAATCCTCTACACCATCCCCAACGGAGGAAACCCCACCGGTGCCTCCATGACGGCTCAGAGGAAGCAGGAAGTGTATGAG CTGGCCAGGCAGTACGACATGCTCATCATTGAGGACGACCCATACTTCTTCCTGCAGTTTGACAAG CCGTGGGCTCCCACGTTTCTCTCCATGGATGTTGACGGGAGGATCATCAGGACAGACTCCTTCTCCAAGATCCTGTCTTCAGg gCTGAGGATAGGTTTTGTAACCGGTCCCAAACCGCTGGTGGATAGGGTGGTGCTGCACATCCAGGCCTCCACAATGCACACTAGTACCTTCACGCAG CTCATGGTGTCTCAGTTGTTGCACAGTTGGGGCCAAGAGGGTTTCATCCAACACATAGAGGG GGTTATTGAGTTTTACAGGAAACAGCGTGACGCCATGATCACCTCTGCAGACAAGTGGCTTAaag ATGTAGCAGAGTGGCACACCCCATCTGCAGGCATGTTCCTGTGGATTAAGCTAAAGGGCATAGCCGATACCCAACAGCTCATTATGAAGAAAGCCTTGGAGAAAGAG GTACTGCTGGTTCCCGGAGGCGTCTTCATGATCAACAGTAGTGACCCCTGTCCCTACGTCAGAGCagccttttctctctccacacCAGAGCAGATTGAtgag GCTTTCAGAAGACTCTCCTCTCTCATCAAAGAGGCTTTGTGA
- the aadat gene encoding kynurenine/alpha-aminoadipate aminotransferase, mitochondrial isoform X1, with protein sequence MNYARFLTAVSAARKPSPIRMLTELQQRSPPSLISLAGGAPNPNTFPFQSASIKLKNGQTLTFDDVAMKRALQYSASNGIPELLTWMKNLQKDLHDPPTAGYAPENGQMDMCVTTGSQEGLCKVFEMLVNPGDNILLDAPTYSGTLAVLQPLGCNLINVPSDQHGMIPAALKEVLSRWDPSEVNKPSSTAPKILYTIPNGGNPTGASMTAQRKQEVYELARQYDMLIIEDDPYFFLQFDKPWAPTFLSMDVDGRIIRTDSFSKILSSGLRIGFVTGPKPLVDRVVLHIQASTMHTSTFTQLMVSQLLHSWGQEGFIQHIEGVIEFYRKQRDAMITSADKWLKDVDVAEWHTPSAGMFLWIKLKGIADTQQLIMKKALEKEVLLVPGGVFMINSSDPCPYVRAAFSLSTPEQIDEAFRRLSSLIKEAL encoded by the exons CTTTGGCGGGAGGAGCACCCAACCCCAACACCTTCCCCTTCCAGTCAGCATCCATTAAGTTGAAGAACGGACAGACGCTCACTTTTGATGATGTAGCAATGAAGAGGGCTCTGCAGTACTCTGCCTCTAATGG AATACCCGAGCTGCTGACATGGATGAAGAACCTGCAGAAGGACCTCCATGACCCACCGACCGCCGGTTACGCCCCTGAGAACGGCCAGATGGACATGTGTGTGACCACGGGGAGCCAGGAGGGGCTCTGTAAG GTGTTTGAGATGCTGGTCAACCCTGGAGACAACATTCTGCTGGATGCACCCACGTATTCAGGCACACTGGCAGTG CTCCAGCCGCTTGGTTGCAACTTAATCAACGTCCCCAGCGATCAGCACGGCATGATACCCGCAGCCCTGAAGGAGGTTTTGTCTCGGTGGGACCCCTCAGAGGTTAATAAGCCCAGCAGCACTGCCCCCAAAATCCTCTACACCATCCCCAACGGAGGAAACCCCACCGGTGCCTCCATGACGGCTCAGAGGAAGCAGGAAGTGTATGAG CTGGCCAGGCAGTACGACATGCTCATCATTGAGGACGACCCATACTTCTTCCTGCAGTTTGACAAG CCGTGGGCTCCCACGTTTCTCTCCATGGATGTTGACGGGAGGATCATCAGGACAGACTCCTTCTCCAAGATCCTGTCTTCAGg gCTGAGGATAGGTTTTGTAACCGGTCCCAAACCGCTGGTGGATAGGGTGGTGCTGCACATCCAGGCCTCCACAATGCACACTAGTACCTTCACGCAG CTCATGGTGTCTCAGTTGTTGCACAGTTGGGGCCAAGAGGGTTTCATCCAACACATAGAGGG GGTTATTGAGTTTTACAGGAAACAGCGTGACGCCATGATCACCTCTGCAGACAAGTGGCTTAaag atgtagATGTAGCAGAGTGGCACACCCCATCTGCAGGCATGTTCCTGTGGATTAAGCTAAAGGGCATAGCCGATACCCAACAGCTCATTATGAAGAAAGCCTTGGAGAAAGAG GTACTGCTGGTTCCCGGAGGCGTCTTCATGATCAACAGTAGTGACCCCTGTCCCTACGTCAGAGCagccttttctctctccacacCAGAGCAGATTGAtgag GCTTTCAGAAGACTCTCCTCTCTCATCAAAGAGGCTTTGTGA
- the mfap3l gene encoding microfibrillar-associated protein 3-like, with product MTESPSLWVTHRQLQKMHWASGYVFLVLAFLIVSHTTGALSLDMDGNHTEPGNVTDSGFVPVVFTKVGQIIAREGKSVLIDCNVTGEPFPSVQWFNSHGDLLDTEMNGDKWWLLDTGVLNITSIEFADRGKYTCMASNVHGSSNCTVTLRVILSNGDMGVYYMVVCLVTFTIIMALNITRLCMMSSHLKKTEKAINEFFRTEGAEKLQKAFEIAKRIPIITSAKTLELAKVTQFKTMEFARYIEELARSIPLPPLIMNCRTFMEEILEVVGVEEMRHTFVRQAPEGCRDTVSRAIGPRDIFSILQERERERQRGQERERSDSPAADSENSSVHEQPQHIAIQVSVHPQLAIEGYCSIDEPPQPEAAPSSPPPSSSPPPAPLDPEEQPEAEAEAEAKQDTEQAAPEATDANDAPPCQVFYESHV from the exons ATGACAGAGTCTCCTTCCCTGTGGGTGACACACCGACAGCTCCAGAAAATGCACTGGGCCAGTGGATATGTTTTTCTGGTCCTGGCGTTCCTTATCGTCTCTCACACCACTGGGGCCTTATCTCTGGACATGGATGGAAACCATACGGAACCCGGCAATGTGACAGACAGCGGATTTGTCCCAGTTGTGTTCACAAAAGTGGGCCAGATAATTGCCCGTGAGGGGAAAAGCGTGCTGATTGATTGCAATGTCACCGGAGAGCCGTTCCCCAGTGTTCAGTGGTTCAACTCCCATGGAGACCTTCTGGACACGGAGATGAATG GTGATAAGTGGTGGCTGCTGGACACTGGTGTCCTAAACATCACCAGCATTGAGTTTGCAGACCGTGGAAAGTACACCTGCATGGCGTCCAACGTGCACGGCAGTTCCAACTGCACAGTGACGCTGCGAGTGATCCTCTCCAACGGTGACATGGGCGTGTACTACATGGTGGTGTGTCTGGTCACCTTCACCATCATTATGGCCCTGAACATCACACGCCTCTGCATGATGAGCAGCCACCTGAAGAAGACCGAGAAAGCCATCAACGAATTCTTCCGCACCGAGGGCGCCGAAAAGCTGCAGAAGGCCTTCGAGATAGCCAAGCGAATTCCCATCATCACCTCGGCCAAGACGCTGGAGCTGGCCAAGGTGACGCAGTTCAAGACCATGGAGTTTGCGCGGTACATCGAGGAGCTGGCTCGCAGCATCCCGCTGCCGCCGCTCATCATGAATTGCCGCACCTTCATGGAAGAGATCCTGGAGGTGGTGGGCGTGGAGGAGATGAGGCACACCTTTGTCAGACAAGCGCCCGAGGGATGCCGCGACACAGTGAGCAGGGCCATCGGGCCGAGAGACATCTTCTCCATCTTGCAGGAGAGGGAGCGGGAGAGGCAGCGAGGGCAGGAGAGGGAGCGCAGCGACTCCCCCGCCGCCGACTCCGAGAACTCCTCAGTTCACGAGCAGCCGCAGCACATCGCCATCCAGGTGTCGGTCCACCCGCAGCTCGCCATCGAGGGTTACTGCAGCATCGACGAGCCACCTCAGCCGGAGGCCGCGCCCTCCTcgcctcccccctcctcctccccaccACCCGCTCCCCTCGACCCCGAGGAGCAGCCTGAGGCCGAGGCCGAGGCCGAAGCCAAGCAGGACACCGAGCAGGCTGCGCCCGAAGCGACAGACGCAAACGATGCCCCTCCCTGCCAGGTGTTTTACGAGAGCCACGTGTGA